The Calypte anna isolate BGI_N300 chromosome 3, bCalAnn1_v1.p, whole genome shotgun sequence genome segment AGTATGCTGTACATaatccttaaaataaaaaacaatccccaaaaaaacaagcatCAAGGAAGCAATTCAAATCAGCATATGATCAGTGACACTTAAATGGAAACACAATTACAGATGTTAGTCCACAGACATCATGCTATCGGCCATTTCCTATGATGGGTAAAAATTTTGGTTTCTTAGTTTTCACCACAACCTttgaatgttcttttttttcagttttaactttGTAAACAGTAACAGAAGTAGGATATCCTTCCTGGGAGTCCATGTTCAGATGACAGGAGACTAAGGAAGCCAAGGAAGTTGTCCATCTAGGAAAACTTCAAAATTGGGTGAATTCCAGCTGAGCAAGTCTGTCTACATCAAACTCAATCACTGTCCGATTCCTCTTTATACTTGGCTCTGATAGCTTGGCCATTCTGAAGTGGCATTTCTTCATAGTCACTCCTGTGAAACAGACActtttttcaaattctgaacACAGTGTTCAGATAGGAAgtccaaaacaaacagaaaagttcTAAACTACACAAGGATTAGCACAGATACAAGCTGATACTACCACTACTCACCTAGTTAAACAAAGGTGAGATAATTCAAACAATACATACAGCTGGTCTAACACAAACTAGTTCAGGTTCCTCACTGTTCCAACCACTCCAGTGTCCCTGCTAGGATGTGAGATCATCAAGGGAGACATACTGAGTTTGCTCAGTGATCAGCACAGAGACACCTGACCTTCAGGGTTTTTAAGTGCTGCTATAATTCTCGTATTACATAAACTCACACAAGTTGTCCAGGAAGTTTGGCTAGATTTGATTATTCCTATTTCAGTGAGTGATGGACACTTAATGTGTCATTTATCCTTCTCTGCAGTATTTACATTTGAGCTGCCTCTTTGGAAGTCCCACATAACTCCTGCAATCTTTCCCAGTTTAAAAGGAAATCCATTAATTTCATGTCCCTTCCTGCTTTCACTCCATGACTGACAAGCATTAGAATACTTTCTTACCTGCTTGTGTCAGTGCCATGGCAATCCCTAGCAgaaaccaaaaaccccccaaagcaaagaaaaaacagcaaacataCAAGAAAACCCCATGCATTCTCATTACACTTCTGTTTCAGAATTAGGCTatgtttctgttcttcaggCTGAATACTTCCACTAAAAACCTACAAAGCCTTCACTTAAGGAATATGGAAAAGAACACTACAAAAATGACACACCAAAAGTAACTCTCATAAGTATTTTATTATCTTACCCATAAATCACATCATCATCTGAATCATTCAGCATAGAAAATGCAGGGTTGTCTTTCAACTGTGATTctggaaaatgcaaatgaagGTTTATTTAGCACATTAAACATAGAAATGTGGGTGGACTTCTAATCCAGCACTGAAGCAACAGACTCATCAACTTGCAAGACTCTCATGACTACAATTCAACAAAACTATATCCAAACAGGAattctttcctttaaatttttcatCCTTTAGCCACATCGTCATTATATTCTTAAGAGTTAAGGAGATGACAATTATCtcatcttatttttaaacaagtttttaaaCTCTCCATGTTGTAtaagtgaatttttttctcttgtgcagTTTTCTATGTCATATTATTTCAATCTGCACAGAGAAGTAACTAAGtcatatttcattattattagtCATTATTCAAAAGTTcatatatgtttaaaaaatgcagacttCATTAACTTCCTAGTTATTTCTAAGCTACAAATACAGTAGACCAAAAGTAAAGCATTTGCCACTTTACCCCTGTAATAGGTGAAGGAAGGATTTGTACCTTTATGGTGAGATGAAAGGAAACGTATACCTTGCCTATTCATGACAATTCCCTCTATCTTGTTTAAGGCCTTCAATTCTTGCATAGTCTGTGCTCCTTATCTGGAGTTCTTAATTATATGCAGGTATAATTCAATCCAGCAATTTGCCACGAACACATTTTTCCTGGCAGCTTTTTACTTCCTTCTATAAACTAAATTTCTTACAACCCAACAGCACGATTTCATCTTGATCCTCACTCAGACATTTGTCTTAATGgaaatacagcatttttctgTAACAGTTCCATTCACCTCAGCCATAAAGAAATTACTAGCTCTACTATTTAGTGCCTTCCCCCTCCATGCCTCTCAGGATGCAAGATGTGATTGCACAGGGTGCCAGATAATCTCATCTAGGCTCCCTTTCCTGTGAAAGGCTGGGCCCAATGATgtttccaggtcccttccaacttgggCTGTCTATggttctgtattttaaatttaatgcCTGAAATGGAGAATGCACTCACTcagtattaatatttattttacacagtGTTTACCTGTCAGAGCAGGGTAATCATCATGTGAGTTAGATACACGCTCCAGTAGGAGCGTAAAAATAGAAGTGACTCCACCTTCTGTCTCCTTTTGCATGGACTTTGTGCAACTCTCTCCCCATAGCAAGTTCCCCAAAATTTCCCCAGGTTAGAAAGCAGCTTCActcttatttttccagtttgccACCACACCAATATATGAATCATGTTGTTAGAACAATGTACAAATAAAGTATTGTTGCTCCTTAAGGACTGTCTGTGAGTCAGTGCAAGTTATGCAGACATTGCACTGACTGTAAGTTTGATCTACATGCATAAGAATTCAAGTCTAGCTAATTAGTTGTATAAATCCATATTCATATACATGTTCCTTTATATTTCCAATATTAATTTGTTCAGAAGCAGTGCAGCTTCTGCTTATGTTGACTCAAAGCAAATTGAAACGGTAATAAGACAATCAAAGTATAAGATGTTACATAGTATCTGCTAATATGCCAGCTCTTGTCATGTAAATTTGCCAGATAATTGCTTAAACTTACCATATAGTGCATTCTTTGAGGGGGAATACACGAAGGCTAATGTGTAGAGATAAAAGTTCAATAAACCATAAAATGATAAGAATTCTGCTGGTGGTAAGAGTCAAGGATACTGCTCAATGTAGCTCAATACATACTAACTTTGGAAACAAGACCAAAACAAGAGAcccaaaacaagaaacaaacccaaaccatacACAAGCTGTTTCAATTGAAAGAACATTTACCTTACTGAAGTTGAAGAGCATGAATGCCTAAACAAAACTGCATACTTTAAATTCATGACAATTAATGCACTCAAGCTATTCCAAAGTAAAGTGCCCACCACAGACAAAGCTTTATTACAGGTAACACTTGCTGAGATAAGGTCTACTGTTGAGTGGTGAATGCATAGTAAATTGAATAGTTCTGCCTTTAATGCTAAAAGAAAGGTGAGTAAGGGCAGTGTTCTGGTGGGTTTATTAcgttggttttgtttatttttttaaaagttcttggCACAGCAattaaaaggaaggagaaaagactAACTGTAGATAGAACTCTGAAGATGGCTTCTTATCatcattttggaaaatattaaagGCTTTACATACTGTTTTCTTCTAGTTCCTAACACATATCTATGATCATCagtaactgcagcagtgttAGTGCCATAGGCACTTCCAGAAAGTAGAATGAACTAGGTTCTCATGGTTCAGGTCCAGAAACACAGTTTGTAGTCCTGCTGCCAACAGACATCACAAATAGTCTTTGTCAAGTCATTAAATTCTCTAATATGACCTCTTCTATATGTAGACTTAGACCAATacacaaatgcattttcagtGACTTCTAAGTTATtaatttctcaaatattttggTAAACTCCCTACCAACTGGTAGGTACACAGCAAACTGAATTCATGCAGCAAACATAGCCAAACTTGTCACAGTAAAAATAACTTGAATGGAAGCATCTCTAGGCCTTCAGTCCTTTTGAAGAGTAccaaatgcagctgtgatttaCATGATGTAAAgtccactgctaaaccatgtccttagGTACATAAATTTTGAGTACCTTCTGCATGAAAAGAGATTAACATTCCTAGTTGAGCAGTATCACAACACAAGGATATAATTCTGATAATGAGTTGACAGCTCAGCAACAAAGTTGTCCTGTAGAACTTGTGCTCCAAAGCGTAGGTAGAGTATAAcaatgctgtggaaaaaaagttaGAGCACGTAGGTGTAATCTGTCTTTAAGCcacaaaatcaaaacagtaGATTGACAGAGAATATATGAGAAAATATTATGTCAACATGCTGACTAATTATTTGACGACTCATTTGCTTTcatatttctaaattaaaaatgatTCTTTAGTGAGTAAAAGTTAATAGTACACTGAgtaaagcagattaaaaaaacaaaaccaatggTCTACTTTCCTCAGATTTCATCTGCTACAGAAAATCCAAGATTCAGCAATAATTTTAAGTAACTGCTTGGAATGGGGGAGACAGATATTAACaataatctaaaaaaataattctaaactTCTGTTTTGACTAAGTGAAGTATAGAATGCTCCAAAAGAGTTGAACTGTGCACTACAGACCAGTCAACAATACACTCTGCCAAGTGGACCTCTAAATCTTTCAGTGTACTGCAGTGGTAATGGAAATAATATAGCTAGCTCTAAAAACCTCAAGAAGGGTTAAAAAATTGAGAAATGCTTGCCATAATAAAAAGCATGCCTCAGTTCATTGACAATTTTATTATCAACAAAAGGTATTCAAAGCCCTGAAAAAAAGCTTATAAAAGTTACAGTACTTAGAAATATACTTGAAAAGTCTTACCTAATTACAAGCACTACAAATGTTAATGCAGTCAAGAATTTTAACCTGAGATCTGCAAAAGATTAAGAAAAGTTATTAGCAAATTTACACCTACATCTAGGAGAGGCAAGTCTGTCTGAGGAAGAATCAAAAGAAATACTCCTTACCAACATAAGGCATGTTCCGAAGTTCTGAGCATGCCCTCACTATCAGGAACAAAAGGTAAAGAACATATGTTGTTGCCACCACAAGGAAGAAGATTTTCATTCCCTATGAAAAGAGTGTTAGCTTTCATTATTTAACAAGATTTGGTCTGTTCTTTCTTCCCTCAGCAAAAATTTTGATTTCTCAAAGCACAAGATAGAATGATTCATTTATTCAGGGAAAGTAAGCTCATGAAAGGAAGTACAAACCAAGGATTGCTATACATCAAGGTAGGTTTTCAGGGAATATTAAACatcctctttttaattttgttcattGAGTTTACAGTGAGCTGAATCTCAATGATAATCTTGAAATATAGTTCCTGGGAATGCATAGAAATCAGATCTTCCTTTACAACAAGAAGTCTGAAATTTATTAGGACAGAGGATCTTTGCAGGAGTAAAGATGTAGAGAATTGAATTAATAAAAGACTTAAATCTTTTTCCTTCAATCCCAACAGTCATGAGTCTGCAACTAAAACTGTGGTACTGAGTCTCTGGATTTGCAAGACACTTTTCTCCTTGGGACACTTTACTCATTTCACTCAATACAGACTATGCATGAtctaaaacaaaattaaaagtacCCCAGTCAGAATAAGACCATCTGACCAGCATTTGCTATTTTCTACATTGTGCTATAGAGTTTAATAGAAGAACAACCCCACCCCACCTCCTTATATTACCTAACTCCACATGACAAttgaacagcaggaaaacatttctgactTACCTGGAAATTACCTGTGTCAACCCTGTACTGATATGTAGGATCATGTACTTCATTAACACTAGAAAAGattcaaaatttaaaagtgCTACTTTGGTAATAGTACaccattacaaaaaaaaccccagactgaCCAACAAGCCcattaacaaaagaaaatgttcaaaGTTACTACACGAAGTTTATAACTGAAGATTTTGACTTATAAACTCGTGCAATGATGTCATGATGATATATAGTACATGATATCTTCTTTTCCAAAACCAATTTTGGAGGCATAGAAAGAATTTCACTTGTGAGCATGTCTAATCTTCCAacttattttttagaaaatgtatAATCTTGTAAATTCCTACAAGCCTTCAGTATTAAGTTTCACGTTTTATCCTTGAAAAGGCATTAGCACAAGCATTACCCATAACTACATTGCTTTCATGGAGAGGGATAGAAGGTATCTTCTTTCtgataaagaaaataagagaaaactACTTGAGACTAAAACGGTTTAGAATCTACAAATGTACCAAAACTGAGAAAGTTTTCTGGGGAATACTGGGGAATAGTGACACCTTTATGTTAGCACAAAAaattggagaaagaaaagaagaactgAGTTTTAAGGAGAGATGGCATAGCTTGACTGTAGCTTGACTAAGAAGTGTCAATACCAATCATGAAGGTTCAATAATGGAGAAAGTTTGGTCAAACTGTGTAATAGTTAACTACAGAGAAACTGTTGGTTCATATACAAAAAAGTAAGTGGGGTACAGTGCTAGAGGGAGTGTTGTAGGGAGATGTATCATACTGAAAAAGGAGTAATTTCTGGATCTCACTCTGATTTATAAAATTAGGTACCACTAGCTTGTCTATGAGAATTCTGTTTCCAAATAAGTCACAATGTGCAAAACAGAAAGATGTAAGAATTTAACTCCATACTCTATCACAGAGCAATAAAGAGAAGATACActaattttaaataatcttcTCATTCTTGAACACTCTCTGTTTGTTACTTTTGCAATAAATTTTGAATTACTTACGTTTGCCATATACCCAGTGTAACAGAGGCCAGCCACAATAATCCAACAATAAACAATTTGGGCAGATAGAAAGTTAAACACTTCCTTTCCCCCTGTTGAGAATACAACAGTCTGGTGAAGAAATTAATCATATTTGAGATTGCATTCATTCTTGACAGAATAAAATAACTATCATCTTTGTTGCATTCAGCATGAACTAGATTAAGAAACTCgccttctgtatttttaacttgCACAGGTAATTACAGGAGACATAAAATTTTAACATCCTTTGTGTTAATAAGATGCAGTGGATCTGGAGTTCTCATGTTTTATTGAAACTGCAATTATAGGAATATACTCCATAACTCATATTTCTCTTATTCAGTTATTTTGAAGTGGTTTAAAGAACAATCACCATATACAACAAACCCCTTCAAGCAAGGACAAAGCATAATAGTATAATTCTAAAGACTGCCTTGCAATAATTTAGACTGGACTGTCACATCTGTTTAGACACAGTAGCCTCAAGACAAGCTACTTCACCACAAATCAAATACATATCTTTTTTGTAAagatttggtttcttttttgtcacCTTTACAGACAATTGAAAAAACAAGTATTGTCTTCTCAGTTAGTAGCAGAAAATGTTGCACCCTTACCTGCACTCTTATACCATGGTAGACACAAAGCCAGAACAACAACAGTGCACAAAGAAAGAGTGACTGGAATAGATCATCCAACATTCCAGGAAACCAGCTGTTTACCAGAAAAGACAGTGGGAAAAATggatctgtaaaaaaaaaataaggaaaaaaaggttaatcagaggaggaaaagcacagCCTTTTCCATTATGAAAAGTATGAATCTATCttcacaggaacaaaaaaaccctaggTCTTTCAAATTATATCAATAAGTGAAATTGAAGTATGCTGTATATTGAAGTAATTTACAAGAAAATGGTGCCTCTAGCTTTGTGCCATAGAAATAATCTGAAATGGCTGCCAGCATTTCTAGAAGATTTTGCTTTATTAGACTTTCTACTAAACCACTGTTCTGGGTGATGACCACAGAATGACTGAAAGGCAAATACTATTTTGGTACTAGAATTTGGTGTGGTTTACTGGACTAATAGTAGCCTCCTTTTTTAACAGAAGTGTGGGtatctgaaaaatgaagaagtaAGACTCAGCACACCAAGCAATGACATGTTGCTGAAAGGTTCAGTGTGGTTGCAGCCACTTATTCCAGTCAGAGCTTTCAACATTCAGAGCTGATAGTGACATTACTGGAAAGAATGAAATCTGCCTCTTACTTACATTCTTGAATTTGATACACCTAAAAaggttgtatttttaaaaaaagttttttgaaGCCTTTTAAACAGCTGGTTAGAAGTTCAGAGCCAAATTCACTTTGCATTTTGCCTTCTCTCTTTCACtctctattttcttttgttttgttctgttttgttttttttttgaaaagaagcTTTTCTGAAAGTGCCAGGATACACGTACCATTATAAAGTAGtaggagggggaggaggacaGACATCCATTTCTGTTCAATACCCCAGTCTCTCATGGAGAATTTCCGCAAGGAATGTGCAAACAGACActataaaacaacaacaacaatttGTAAGGAAGCAATACAGTTTTAATAGTTTTACCAGAGTAAAGAGATTACACAAGACATCACAAATGCTACTTCATGAGGTCTTTGCCACTGAGAACATTGTAAAACAGGAACCACATCTCAAATGTTCTGCTTCAAGTTTGCTGGCTTATCCAGATgcaaaatacttattttctcaagcaaactgaaagagaaaccaGCTAGTATCACACAAATCAAcaatgtatgaaaaaaatgttcctaGTTACTGGTCACACACTACCAACAACTTGCACTTAAGCTCACTTTTTATAAATCAGATTCCATATCACATGCACAATTACCTGCTGAGTGACATCATCTACATGAGAAAATTGCTTACTCTGAAAATCCTGCATTTTAGATTTTATGTTGGATTACCTTTTTTATCTGAGCATTCCTTTTCTAGGGCCCAGAACAGGTTGGAGGGAAGAAATAATCTAAATTATAGTATAATTTTGGTAgtaagggacctctggaggtcatctggctCATCCTTGCACTCAAGGCAGTGACAATTTTAAGGTTAGACCAAGTCATACTCAACTTAATGTTGCTCATTTTGAGAGACAGTGACTCCACACTTCAGGCATcctattcatagaatcatagaattggctgggttggaagggacctcagagatcatcgagtccaacccttgaaccaccgttgcggttgctagaccatggcaccgagtgccacatccagtctctttttaaatatctccagggacggagaatccactacttccctgggcagcccattccaatgtctgatcactctctccgtaaagaaattctttctaatatcaaacctaaacttcccctggcacaccttgagaccatgccctcttgtctcgttgaaagtcgtctgggaaaagagaccaacccccccctggctacaccctcctttcagggagttgtagcgagcgatgaggtctcccctgagcctcctcttctccaggctgaacagccccagctctctcagcctctcctcataggatctgtgctcgagtcctttcaccagcctggctgccctcctttggacctgctccaggacctcaatatccttcctaaactgaggggcccagaactggatacagtgcttgaggtgtggcctcaccagagctgagtacaggggcagaatcacttccttggacctgctggccacgctgttcctgatacaggccaggatgccattggccttcttggccaccttgGCCGCACTATTGCAGTGTCTGAGCCTACGTGCActgaaaataatactttttccagcatctgatcacattttgctttcagcaaaatTCTTTCTGTTCAATTCAAAAACACCATTTAGAAGAACAAGTTTTCCCATTTATCTTATTTGCTTAAATGACTTTAATATTACTTGTAAAAACATTAAAGCAGCAACTACATAAGTATTTTTGAAACGTTTTTTACATGCATTCCATGATAACTCTACGGCCTGGAATTAAGTTACTAAACACCACACTACACAGCAGGGTTATCAGCTGCCTATATAATATactgcagaaaagctggaaaaaaaatcttaccgTGACCATAAAAGTCAGAACTACAAAGACAAATCGGAACCATATTTCCACTTGTGAAAAAGTTGGATTGTAGGTCTTCcactaaaagaaaacagaagtaaacCAGCCCAATAAAAAATGCTTAGACAGTGTACATACTACACCAAAAATTAGCACTTTCTGCAGATACTGAAAAGTCATCTGGCTTTCCAAAATTTGAAGACCCATAAGAATACCTGATGTAAAGATAACCAGAGCAGTCTTAATACCCTTGCCCTGCCACGTTGTAACAAACTCGGTGTGCTGTGATATGATAAAGCACTTCTCAGGACAAAAAGGgtattctttatttatttcaattgcACTTTCATTACAAGTTTGTCTACAAATAATTGACTAAATCCAGTATGTTCTTCTTTATTACCAATGCATACAATTTTATGAAGATATGACAACATCTAGTCATGCTTCTAATAACTTGTCATTAGTCATGAAACTAATGACTTAGCTTTCTTaaagcttattttcttctttcatttgtggaaaaaaaataatcaagtaaGGAAAGAATAAACAAGCTAACCAGAAAATAACTTATTCTATAGGTTAAGAAGGAAAAGCTCTTTCTTCTGTAATTATTAGAAGGGCATAACTATTAATTACAATGTGTCAGTTTGCATAAACTCTGCTCTGATGACAATTTATCTGATACCTGACATGCTTCTTTTTTGAAGTCACTTTTGAAATGTAAACTCCTTAGTACAATGTATGTTCTTTCCCATCTGAACAAGCagctttaattttcagtgtgCGAAATCTGCCAacctcttttgtttttaaattgtaaatGTAGAATGAAAATTTTAAGTAAAGAATACCATCATACAAAAGGCAATCTATCATTTCAACTAAGATCACCATGAATTATTGTAATAATTAAATAACTTGACAATTTTAGTTGCAGGGAAAACCAGGGCTTcgggctttttggttttgcacCAAGTTTGCCTTAAGGCAGCCTGAAAAGCAATGTGATAAACTGTACATCTCTAAATGCTTCAatgctttctctctcctgtttgAAACCTGGAACTAAGCAAAGAGTTTGTGGgcatgttttgggttttttctccttagaGCCTATTTTTAATGACATGCTTTATGCATTAGaagataacaaaaataaatagtcAGGAAGTTCATTTAGTATATAAAAAACACCTTTGCTTTACAGTAAGATTTTTGCTTGTTACCTGCTCTGATATAAATGTGCAACATATAAATGTTGCATACAGGAAGAATATACCATAGTAACTTGTACTATAAATTTGGCTTAGTTCCATTTTCTCACAATGcaaatatttctaaatttctttctggagcCAGTCTGCACACACTGATGATGAAACTGTTTAATAAGCCATGTTTAGAACTATGAACTGAGTCAGTTAGTTCACTAGGCATTATTTtagttaattattttattagccTCCTTATTTTAGgtgaataaacatttttctcttcctcataagcacagtcaaaaaaaaattcttcatttgtCTTTGAGTTTGTTAAATCTTTCTAGCCCACACTTTTGTAGTCTGGAAAGCAGATGCACCTCTCGCCTGAGAAGGTGGGAAAAAAGTATGCTTGAGAAAAGCAACATCTCTGtaagcaaatggagaaaactGGATATTCTAGTCTAGCTTGCctactgttaaaaatatataggaGTTAAGCTAAACTTATCTGTTCTATAAAACAGCATTAGcattcttttctgaaagaaaaatctttccataTAGAGTAAAAAAGAATTAGTCTAGACCCTTATCAACAGCAAATGCTACAGTAGTTCTGACATTAGtagtaacagaaaaaataattacgATCAATCTTCAAGTTTATCTTAAAAATGAGATAACTTAAGTACAGTTAAAAAAGATTTCTGCAGCAGTAGTAATTAAAGAGATTTCTTCTGCTAGTATAAAACTTCATACTTACTGTGAAAGTAATATTCTGGATGCTGTATGTTAACTTACTTAGATCTTCAAAGCTGACAAATATATTGTACTGAGTGTAGTTCAGGTAGCCAAGGTGAGCAACAATGatttcactgcatttctgtGAATACATACAATGAAAAACAGTATGTAAAAGCCTTCAACTTACTCCAGAATATGCAGTTAGTATAAACTGGAGAATCTGTTTCTAAATGGTCAGAAACCATGTTTATTATTTGCCTTGCCAATCTTGATGAGTCAGAATAAAACTCAAACATGACCAACAGATAAgagacaaagcagaagaaactgaTAAAGTCAGTCAGCAGAATCAAAGACTGACCCAATAAGCATGGCTAGCTTTTCACTTAGACTGGTGAAAGCAACTGCTTGCTGCACCAGCACCAGGAAGAATCTCAAATTGTCAGTCAAAACTTCAACTATGCCCTTGCTAAAGGATTTGCATGTGGAAAAGTTGTTTTAGATGTCTCTAAGCTTAAAAATTTCAGTAAGAAGTTATACTAGGAACTCAAAACTTTAAACATTTATTCATAGGTGAcaagaaagttgttttttttcagaacagagaTGCCAGCTGATTTCAACCAGACTCTCTACAAAGTGTTGGAGGAGAATTTTTTTATCCTCTGCAGTCCTATAGCTAACCTTCTGCTACAATATTCCTTTCTTCAGTACTACTAAATCTGTTTAGGTGACAAAGCAGGACTCACAGCTTTGCTGGCAGAGAGCTATTCTAACAAGGAAGAGGAGTCTTTGAAGAATAATAGACATAAGTGAACAGAAAAAGATGGATAGGTATATTGTTCAGCATTATTAGCTAGGT includes the following:
- the TMEM181 gene encoding transmembrane protein 181 isoform X2, whose product is MEPLAPMRLYTLSKRHFVLVFVVFFVCFGLTVFIGIAGPNVIETSVARTDLNNSIKLKPFNLSSPPLSTYNQQLWLTCVVELDHEEVSLKKNVTMTVKVLGVVKDGSTPYVNNQVHNRTRLLSCAQKCSEIIVAHLGYLNYTQYNIFVSFEDLSKLTYSIQNITFTWKTYNPTFSQVEIWFRFVFVVLTFMVTCLFAHSLRKFSMRDWGIEQKWMSVLLPLLLLYNDPFFPLSFLVNSWFPGMLDDLFQSLFLCALLLFWLCVYHGIRVQGERKCLTFYLPKLFIVGLLWLASVTLGIWQTVNEVHDPTYQYRVDTGNFQGMKIFFLVVATTYVLYLLFLIVRACSELRNMPYVDLRLKFLTALTFVVLVISIVILYLRFGAQVLQDNFVAELSTHYQNSAEFLSFYGLLNFYLYTLAFVYSPSKNALYESQLKDNPAFSMLNDSDDDVIYGSDYEEMPLQNGQAIRAKYKEESDSD
- the TMEM181 gene encoding transmembrane protein 181 isoform X1, translating into MEADFAAFGSPLCGEVKRFCRRVRETYREIKEDLTPYKDDRYYRLAPMRLYTLSKRHFVLVFVVFFVCFGLTVFIGIAGPNVIETSVARTDLNNSIKLKPFNLSSPPLSTYNQQLWLTCVVELDHEEVSLKKNVTMTVKVLGVVKDGSTPYVNNQVHNRTRLLSCAQKCSEIIVAHLGYLNYTQYNIFVSFEDLSKLTYSIQNITFTWKTYNPTFSQVEIWFRFVFVVLTFMVTCLFAHSLRKFSMRDWGIEQKWMSVLLPLLLLYNDPFFPLSFLVNSWFPGMLDDLFQSLFLCALLLFWLCVYHGIRVQGERKCLTFYLPKLFIVGLLWLASVTLGIWQTVNEVHDPTYQYRVDTGNFQGMKIFFLVVATTYVLYLLFLIVRACSELRNMPYVDLRLKFLTALTFVVLVISIVILYLRFGAQVLQDNFVAELSTHYQNSAEFLSFYGLLNFYLYTLAFVYSPSKNALYESQLKDNPAFSMLNDSDDDVIYGSDYEEMPLQNGQAIRAKYKEESDSD